A genomic stretch from Enterobacter dykesii includes:
- a CDS encoding iron-siderophore ABC transporter substrate-binding protein yields the protein MRVLFSMLLLVGFAVGAAEPTQTFTDDLNRKVVVPVHPKRIVSLHDLDITIPLIELGVPPVASHGRTRPDGSHFLRSSGMLTGVDFDNSDIKFIGTADIDIEAIAAAKPDLIVTEPTRNTPVEQLAKIAPTVSIDHLDGGAPEIYRKLAQLTGTQARLDILERRYQEQIKALKATIDTRKVTVSVIQANQGKINAMHSYHSLGRVLRDAGFKFPPLIESIPEGGRIDVSAERLPELDADFVFATWRGDTGGKPQDELAAMDAVMPGWCQFLNACRTGHYVLISREEAISNSYASLGLMAAQVQSQIAGRPLPEASR from the coding sequence ATGCGCGTACTGTTTTCGATGCTATTGCTGGTGGGGTTCGCGGTGGGGGCGGCGGAGCCGACGCAGACGTTTACTGACGATCTGAACCGAAAAGTGGTGGTGCCGGTTCATCCGAAGCGGATTGTTTCATTACACGATCTGGATATCACCATTCCGCTGATTGAGCTTGGCGTGCCGCCGGTGGCAAGCCATGGCCGCACGCGGCCGGATGGCAGCCACTTTCTGCGCTCAAGCGGCATGTTGACCGGCGTCGACTTCGATAATTCCGACATTAAATTTATCGGTACGGCCGATATCGACATTGAAGCCATCGCCGCCGCAAAGCCTGACCTGATCGTTACCGAGCCGACCCGCAACACCCCGGTGGAACAGCTGGCGAAAATTGCCCCGACGGTGAGCATCGATCATCTCGACGGCGGCGCGCCGGAGATCTACCGCAAGCTGGCTCAGCTCACGGGCACGCAGGCAAGGCTAGACATTCTGGAACGCCGCTATCAGGAACAAATCAAGGCGCTGAAGGCGACTATTGATACCCGCAAGGTGACCGTGTCCGTGATTCAGGCGAATCAGGGGAAGATTAACGCCATGCACAGCTACCACTCGCTGGGCCGCGTTCTGCGCGACGCAGGATTCAAATTCCCGCCGCTGATTGAGTCCATCCCGGAAGGGGGACGGATTGACGTCAGCGCCGAGCGCCTGCCGGAGCTGGATGCCGATTTCGTCTTCGCCACCTGGCGCGGGGATACGGGCGGTAAACCGCAGGACGAGCTGGCGGCGATGGATGCGGTCATGCCGGGCTGGTGTCAGTTCCTGAATGCCTGCCGAACCGGGCATTACGTGCTGATCTCGCGTGAAGAGGCCATCTCGAATTCGTACGCCTCGTTAGGGCTGATGGCCGCGCAGGTGCAGTCGCAGATTGCCGGGCGTCCGCTGCCGGAGGCGTCACGGTGA
- a CDS encoding MurR/RpiR family transcriptional regulator — protein MIRKEKGRVDVYGDRFRARAHQLTPRLLQVARYIHDNREAVMEQTAMEIATLLKTSDATVVRAIQALGFAGLRDLKQTLEQWFGPVVTSSEKMSTTVNTLASDVNASIDFVLEGHQHTCEVLSEPHNRYAMAQAVSLLAQARQVAIFGIGASGILAEYTARLFSRMGLPATPLNRTGIGLAEQLIALQRGDVLVMMAQKSAHREGQTTLREAKRLGIPTILLTNALDSRFSKEASVVIHVPRGGEKGKIPLHGTVLLCLEMIILSVASTEPQRTIKSMKRINELHRGLKPGKKSS, from the coding sequence GTGATCCGCAAAGAGAAAGGGCGCGTGGATGTCTATGGCGACCGCTTTCGCGCGCGTGCGCATCAGCTGACGCCGCGTCTGCTGCAGGTTGCACGCTATATTCATGACAACCGCGAAGCGGTAATGGAACAGACCGCAATGGAGATCGCGACGCTGTTGAAAACGTCGGATGCCACGGTGGTACGCGCCATTCAGGCGCTGGGTTTCGCCGGGCTGCGCGATCTCAAGCAAACGCTGGAGCAGTGGTTTGGTCCGGTGGTCACCTCCAGCGAAAAGATGTCCACTACGGTGAATACGCTCGCCAGCGACGTCAACGCGAGCATTGATTTCGTGCTGGAGGGGCATCAGCACACCTGCGAGGTGTTATCCGAGCCCCACAACCGCTACGCAATGGCCCAGGCGGTCTCTCTGCTGGCGCAGGCGAGGCAGGTCGCCATATTTGGCATTGGCGCCTCCGGCATTCTGGCCGAGTACACCGCCAGGCTGTTCAGTCGTATGGGGTTACCCGCCACGCCGCTTAACCGTACAGGGATAGGGCTTGCCGAGCAGCTGATTGCGCTTCAGCGCGGCGACGTGCTGGTGATGATGGCGCAGAAATCCGCGCACCGGGAGGGGCAAACCACGCTGCGTGAAGCAAAACGGCTGGGCATTCCCACCATCCTGCTAACCAATGCCCTCGATTCGCGTTTCAGCAAGGAGGCCAGCGTGGTGATCCACGTTCCGCGCGGCGGCGAAAAAGGCAAAATTCCGCTCCACGGCACGGTGCTGCTGTGTCTGGAGATGATCATTTTATCCGTCGCCTCCACCGAGCCGCAGCGCACCATCAAGTCGATGAAGCGCATCAACGAGTTACACCGTGGGTTAAAGCCGGGGAAGAAAAGCAGCTAA
- a CDS encoding YgiW/YdeI family stress tolerance OB fold protein — translation MKKFAAVAAIMMMTTAPVFAAQGGFSGPSATATQTQTQQGGFVDNNANLTTAAKVKDLKDDAWVKLRGNITERLSDDRYTFRDESGTVVVEIDHKRWNGVTVTPQDKVELQGKVDKDWNEFEIDVKQVIKLNK, via the coding sequence ATGAAAAAATTCGCTGCCGTTGCTGCCATCATGATGATGACCACTGCCCCTGTTTTTGCTGCGCAGGGCGGATTTAGCGGCCCGTCTGCAACCGCGACCCAGACGCAAACCCAGCAGGGCGGTTTTGTCGATAACAACGCCAACCTCACCACCGCGGCAAAAGTGAAGGATCTGAAAGACGATGCCTGGGTAAAGCTGCGCGGGAACATCACCGAGCGCCTGTCCGATGATCGTTACACCTTCCGCGATGAGTCCGGCACGGTAGTGGTTGAGATCGACCACAAGCGCTGGAACGGCGTAACCGTCACCCCGCAGGATAAGGTCGAACTTCAGGGTAAAGTTGATAAAGACTGGAACGAGTTTGAAATCGACGTGAAGCAGGTCATCAAGCTAAACAAATAA
- the qseC gene encoding quorum sensing histidine kinase QseC, protein MKLSLKLRLTILFLLLSLTAWFAASLVAWQQTTHKLDKLFDTQQMLFAKRLLTMDLDEIRAPERMREIPKKVKHGRLDDDALAFAIYAVDGKMLLNDGENGRDIPYHYRRDGFDDGRLKDDNDEWRFLWLTSPDGKYRVVVGQEWEYRQEMALDVVSSQLTPWLVALPVMLLLLIVLLSRELKPLKKLAQTLRSRSPDATDKLPTEGVPTEVRPLLDSLNNLFARTQEMMTRERRFTSDAAHELRSPLAALKVQTDVAQLSHDDPQAREKALMQLHAGIDRASRLVDQLLTLSRLDSLDNLDDVESIPLADLLQSAVLDIWHPAQQAGIDIRLNIHAPEVTRTGQQLLLSLLVRNLLDNAIRYSPRGSVVDVTLEARSFTVRDNGPGISSDALARIGERFYRPPGQDATGSGLGLSIVKRVAALHGMRVSLSNAPEGGFEAKVSW, encoded by the coding sequence ATGAAACTGAGCCTGAAGCTGCGCCTGACGATTCTCTTTTTACTTCTCTCTCTGACGGCCTGGTTTGCCGCCAGCCTGGTCGCCTGGCAGCAGACGACCCACAAGCTCGACAAGCTGTTCGATACCCAGCAGATGCTGTTTGCCAAACGGCTGCTGACGATGGATCTGGACGAGATCCGCGCCCCCGAACGCATGCGCGAGATCCCGAAAAAAGTGAAGCACGGTCGTCTGGACGACGACGCGCTGGCTTTCGCCATTTACGCCGTCGACGGCAAAATGCTCCTCAACGACGGTGAAAACGGACGCGATATACCGTACCACTATCGCCGCGACGGGTTTGATGACGGGAGGCTCAAAGACGACAACGATGAATGGCGCTTCTTATGGCTGACGTCACCCGACGGGAAGTACCGCGTGGTGGTCGGCCAGGAGTGGGAGTATCGTCAGGAGATGGCGCTGGACGTGGTCAGCTCGCAGCTGACCCCTTGGCTGGTGGCGCTGCCCGTGATGTTGCTGCTGCTGATCGTCCTCCTGAGTCGGGAGCTGAAGCCGCTGAAAAAGCTGGCGCAGACCCTGCGCTCCCGCTCGCCGGATGCCACCGATAAACTGCCGACGGAGGGTGTCCCGACGGAAGTGCGCCCCCTGCTTGATTCGCTGAATAATCTCTTCGCGCGCACCCAGGAGATGATGACCCGCGAGCGCCGCTTTACGTCCGATGCCGCCCACGAGCTGCGCAGCCCGCTGGCGGCACTGAAGGTGCAAACTGACGTGGCGCAGCTCTCTCATGACGATCCGCAGGCGCGGGAAAAGGCGCTGATGCAGCTGCATGCGGGCATTGACCGCGCTTCCCGGCTGGTGGATCAGCTCCTCACGCTGTCGCGTCTGGACTCGCTGGATAACCTTGACGATGTCGAATCGATTCCCCTGGCCGACTTGCTGCAGTCGGCCGTGCTGGATATCTGGCATCCGGCGCAGCAGGCGGGCATTGATATTCGCCTGAACATCCATGCACCAGAGGTTACACGCACCGGTCAGCAGCTGCTCCTGAGCCTGCTGGTGCGCAACCTGCTGGATAATGCGATTCGCTACAGCCCGCGCGGCAGCGTGGTGGACGTGACGCTGGAGGCGCGTAGCTTTACCGTGCGCGACAACGGTCCCGGCATTTCATCTGACGCGCTGGCACGCATCGGCGAGCGCTTTTATCGTCCACCGGGTCAGGATGCCACGGGCAGCGGGCTGGGGTTATCCATTGTAAAACGCGTCGCCGCCCTGCACGGGATGCGCGTTTCGCTGAGCAATGCGCCTGAAGGCGGTTTTGAAGCGAAGGTCAGCTGGTAG
- a CDS encoding putative quinol monooxygenase produces the protein MLTVIAEIRTRPGQHHRQAVLDQFAKIIPTVLKEEGCHGYAPMVDAATDASFHATAPDSIIMVEQWETVAHLEAHLQTPHMKAWSDAVKGDVLETHIRILEQGV, from the coding sequence ATGCTTACCGTAATCGCAGAAATCCGTACTCGTCCAGGTCAACATCACCGTCAGGCGGTGCTGGATCAGTTCGCGAAAATTATCCCGACCGTACTGAAAGAAGAAGGCTGCCACGGCTACGCGCCGATGGTGGATGCCGCCACTGACGCCAGTTTCCACGCGACCGCGCCAGACTCAATCATCATGGTTGAGCAGTGGGAAACCGTCGCGCATCTTGAAGCGCACCTGCAGACCCCGCACATGAAAGCGTGGAGCGACGCGGTGAAGGGTGACGTGCTGGAAACCCACATCCGCATTCTGGAGCAAGGGGTTTAA
- a CDS encoding NAD(P)H-dependent oxidoreductase: MSNILIINGAKEFAHSKGQLNDTLTEVADGFMRDAGHDVKVVRADSNYDVKAEVQNFLWADVVIWQMPGWWMGAPWTVKKYMDDVFTEGHGSLYASDGRTRSDASKKYGSGGLIQGKKYMLSLTWNAPLEAFTEKDQFFEGVGVDGAYLPFHKANQFLGMDPLPTFIVNDVIKMPDVPSYIAEYRKHLAEIFA; the protein is encoded by the coding sequence ATGAGCAACATCCTGATTATCAACGGTGCAAAAGAATTTGCGCACTCTAAAGGCCAGCTGAATGACACCCTGACCGAGGTCGCGGACGGTTTCATGCGCGACGCCGGGCATGATGTTAAGGTCGTGCGTGCAGACAGCAATTATGACGTGAAGGCCGAAGTGCAGAACTTCCTGTGGGCTGACGTGGTGATCTGGCAGATGCCAGGCTGGTGGATGGGCGCGCCGTGGACCGTGAAAAAATACATGGACGACGTGTTCACCGAAGGTCACGGTTCGCTGTATGCCAGCGATGGCCGCACCCGCTCTGACGCCTCCAAAAAATACGGCTCGGGCGGCCTGATTCAGGGCAAAAAATATATGCTCTCGCTGACCTGGAACGCACCGCTGGAAGCCTTCACCGAGAAAGATCAGTTCTTTGAAGGCGTGGGCGTAGACGGCGCGTACCTGCCGTTCCACAAGGCTAACCAGTTCCTGGGCATGGATCCGCTGCCGACCTTTATCGTCAACGACGTGATTAAAATGCCTGATGTCCCGAGCTATATCGCAGAATATCGCAAGCATCTCGCGGAAATTTTTGCTTAA
- the qseB gene encoding quorum sensing response regulator transcription factor QseB translates to MRILLVEDDRLIGDGIKAGLSKMGFSVDWFTDGKTGQAALSSAPYDAVVLDLTLPEIDGLEILRAWRESGRSEPVLILTARDALNQRVEGLRLGADDYLCKPFALIEVGARLEALVRRSHGQARSELRHGKVTLDPTRLVATLDGEPLTLKPKEFALLELLMRNAGRVLPRKLIEEKLYTWDDDVSSNAIEVHVHHLRRKLGSEFIRTVHGIGYTLGDA, encoded by the coding sequence ATGCGCATTTTACTGGTAGAAGACGACAGGTTAATCGGCGACGGTATCAAGGCGGGGTTAAGCAAAATGGGCTTTAGCGTGGACTGGTTTACCGACGGTAAAACCGGCCAGGCCGCGCTCTCCTCTGCGCCCTATGATGCCGTAGTGCTGGATCTGACGCTGCCGGAAATTGACGGTCTGGAGATCCTGCGCGCGTGGCGCGAAAGCGGTCGCAGCGAGCCGGTACTGATTCTGACGGCGCGGGACGCGCTTAACCAGCGCGTCGAAGGGCTACGTCTTGGCGCGGATGATTATCTCTGTAAGCCGTTCGCGCTGATCGAAGTGGGTGCCCGCCTCGAAGCGCTGGTCCGCCGCAGCCACGGCCAGGCGCGTAGCGAGCTGCGTCACGGGAAGGTCACGCTCGATCCGACCCGTCTCGTCGCCACGCTGGACGGTGAGCCGCTGACGCTCAAGCCGAAAGAGTTCGCGCTGCTGGAGCTGTTAATGCGTAACGCTGGTCGGGTGCTGCCGCGAAAGCTGATCGAGGAAAAGCTTTATACCTGGGACGATGACGTCTCCAGCAACGCCATTGAGGTTCACGTCCATCATTTGCGCCGCAAGCTTGGGAGCGAGTTTATCCGCACCGTGCACGGCATCGGCTACACCCTGGGTGACGCATGA
- a CDS encoding FecCD family ABC transporter permease → MNRAGFRAIRIGRLSALVRPRALACLTLLSLVALSLLGFGLTHGSLPVPISAIGRALFSPESLTAETRYIVMDIRLPRLLMAVLCGAMLGMAGAAMQSITRNGLADPGLIGVKEGCSAAVLLLIFQFPVLGLAWRPLVGMAGGLLTALLVIALARDISRPRFILIGIGVSWAFAAAMGVFITTADVRDVQTAMLWLAGSLHAANWTLVGLAALWAAPAFALLLFTARAADVALLGNQAAVGLGVRTTRLVLLRVLAPVVLTAACVSCVGSIGFVGLIAPHMARLLLRGGQTALLTGSAVLGALLVLLADNVGRLAFLPLQLPAGIVISLIGGPFFLLLLWQRRDRF, encoded by the coding sequence ATGAACCGGGCCGGATTCCGCGCGATCCGTATTGGCCGTTTATCGGCGCTGGTTCGCCCGAGGGCGCTGGCGTGCCTGACGCTTTTATCTCTGGTGGCGCTAAGCCTGCTGGGCTTTGGCCTGACGCACGGATCTCTGCCTGTTCCCATCTCCGCCATCGGGCGGGCGCTGTTTTCTCCTGAGAGCCTGACGGCGGAGACGCGCTACATCGTGATGGATATCCGCCTGCCGCGCCTGCTGATGGCGGTGCTGTGCGGCGCGATGCTCGGCATGGCGGGGGCGGCAATGCAGTCCATCACCCGTAATGGTCTGGCTGACCCCGGGCTTATCGGCGTGAAGGAGGGCTGTAGCGCGGCGGTACTGCTTCTGATTTTTCAGTTCCCGGTGCTGGGCCTGGCCTGGCGTCCGCTGGTCGGCATGGCCGGTGGGCTGCTTACCGCGCTGCTGGTCATTGCCCTGGCACGCGATATCTCGCGCCCGCGGTTCATCCTGATCGGCATCGGCGTGTCGTGGGCGTTTGCCGCCGCAATGGGCGTCTTTATCACCACCGCCGACGTGCGCGACGTGCAGACGGCGATGCTGTGGCTGGCGGGAAGCCTGCATGCGGCAAACTGGACGCTGGTGGGCCTGGCTGCGCTCTGGGCTGCCCCCGCGTTTGCGCTGCTGCTGTTTACCGCACGGGCTGCGGACGTGGCGTTGCTCGGCAATCAGGCCGCCGTGGGCCTTGGCGTGCGCACAACCCGGCTGGTGCTGCTGCGGGTTCTCGCTCCGGTGGTGCTGACGGCGGCCTGCGTCTCGTGCGTGGGCAGTATTGGTTTCGTTGGGCTGATTGCCCCTCATATGGCGCGCCTGCTGCTGCGCGGTGGGCAAACCGCGCTCCTGACGGGAAGCGCCGTGCTGGGCGCGCTGCTGGTGCTGCTGGCGGATAACGTCGGACGTCTGGCATTCCTCCCGCTGCAGCTGCCGGCGGGAATTGTGATTTCATTGATTGGCGGACCGTTTTTCCTGCTGCTGCTCTGGCAGCGTCGGGACAGATTTTAG